In a single window of the Bacteroidota bacterium genome:
- a CDS encoding bifunctional folylpolyglutamate synthase/dihydrofolate synthase — translation MFHRIGAAAYKGSLDNIVALCAALGSPEKGLKYVHIAGTNGKGSVSSMVASILMEAGYKVGLHTSPHLRSFTERIRVNGKEIPEAAVAAFVTANQDLVARIEPSFFELSTAMAFQYFKEENVDIAVIEVGMGGRLDSTNVILPELAVVTSISLDHTQFLGDTLAAIAGEKAGILKHGIPLIIGEDHPETRPVFEAKTREMNSPIEFVGERYQAIRISGDLQTQHFQIKVDGQILWEDIECDLAGHYQRWNVPTAICVADHLERLGWEISHSAMIEGIRKASFNSGLKGRMSVLQTNPTVVADIAHNEAGIREVLAQLESAPKGQLHIVWGMVADKDVPKALSLLPKDAHYYFVKPNLPRGLALDQLQAAAQEAGLNGKTWPSVAEGYQAALASASAEDLIYVGGSTFVVAEVI, via the coding sequence ATGTTTCACCGCATCGGGGCCGCTGCATATAAAGGTAGCCTGGACAATATCGTCGCCCTTTGTGCAGCCTTGGGTTCGCCGGAAAAGGGGCTAAAATACGTCCATATTGCAGGCACGAACGGCAAAGGCTCCGTTTCCTCGATGGTCGCGTCCATCTTGATGGAGGCGGGTTACAAGGTCGGATTGCATACTTCGCCGCACCTGCGTTCGTTTACCGAGCGCATTCGGGTGAATGGCAAGGAGATTCCCGAAGCAGCTGTAGCAGCATTTGTCACAGCAAACCAAGATCTAGTCGCCCGTATCGAGCCGAGTTTCTTCGAATTGAGCACGGCGATGGCATTCCAATACTTCAAGGAGGAGAATGTCGATATCGCCGTGATCGAGGTTGGCATGGGCGGAAGATTGGATTCTACGAATGTCATTTTGCCTGAATTGGCCGTTGTCACGAGTATTTCGCTTGACCATACGCAGTTTTTGGGAGACACCTTGGCGGCCATTGCCGGCGAAAAAGCTGGAATTTTGAAACATGGCATTCCGCTGATTATCGGGGAAGACCATCCAGAAACGCGACCCGTATTTGAGGCAAAGACGAGGGAAATGAATAGCCCCATCGAATTTGTGGGTGAGCGGTATCAAGCCATTCGTATTAGTGGTGATCTGCAAACGCAGCATTTCCAAATCAAGGTCGATGGCCAAATTTTGTGGGAAGACATCGAATGCGACCTTGCCGGCCACTACCAACGTTGGAATGTTCCGACCGCGATTTGTGTGGCCGACCACCTGGAACGCTTGGGTTGGGAAATCTCCCATTCAGCTATGATAGAGGGAATTAGGAAGGCAAGCTTCAACAGTGGCTTGAAGGGTAGAATGTCCGTTTTGCAAACGAATCCGACCGTCGTTGCCGACATCGCGCACAACGAAGCAGGTATTCGGGAGGTTTTGGCTCAACTGGAATCGGCACCAAAAGGCCAATTGCATATCGTTTGGGGGATGGTAGCCGACAAAGATGTCCCCAAGGCTTTGTCTTTGTTGCCCAAGGATGCGCATTACTATTTCGTAAAGCCCAACCTTCCGCGCGGACTCGCGCTCGATCAGTTACAGGCAGCCGCGCAGGAGGCAGGGCTGAACGGAAAAACCTGGCCTTCGGTTGCGGAAGGTTATCAAGCAGCCTTGGCATCGGCATCCGCAGAAGATCTCATCTATGTCGGTGGGAGCACGTTTGTGGTGGCCGAAGTGATTTGA
- a CDS encoding SDR family NAD(P)-dependent oxidoreductase: MEINGKIAIVTGASRGIGAATAKALAAKGAQVLLLARSKTELEALAAEITHSGGQAEVYAVDLSDIQQIETCFNQLFAKHGRVDILVNNAGLGRWLFTEETPGEEAEMMLKLPFLAAFHMTRLVLPDMLKRKAGHIVNVNSPASVLVWGGAAAYASSRWALRGFSEALKIDLHGSGVGISNVVLGEVESNYWEANPGARERLPAIAKMIPRLTTEKAAHYILKAIRSERKELTAPFMLWLFRRMLWLTPGITKWVVRVTSFRRT, translated from the coding sequence TTGGAGATCAACGGAAAAATTGCAATTGTAACGGGAGCTTCCCGCGGAATCGGAGCTGCGACAGCCAAAGCCTTGGCAGCCAAGGGCGCGCAAGTATTGCTGTTGGCAAGATCAAAAACCGAATTGGAGGCGCTTGCTGCCGAAATTACACATTCGGGAGGGCAAGCCGAGGTGTACGCAGTAGATTTGAGTGACATCCAACAGATCGAAACTTGCTTCAACCAATTGTTCGCCAAGCACGGAAGGGTGGACATCCTCGTGAACAATGCCGGCTTGGGCAGGTGGCTATTCACAGAGGAAACCCCGGGCGAAGAAGCCGAAATGATGCTCAAATTGCCATTTTTGGCCGCTTTTCACATGACGCGCTTGGTGCTTCCGGACATGCTCAAGCGCAAGGCCGGTCATATTGTCAATGTCAATTCGCCCGCATCCGTCCTCGTTTGGGGCGGCGCCGCAGCTTATGCCTCTTCCCGTTGGGCTTTGAGAGGATTCTCAGAGGCGCTCAAGATTGATCTTCATGGCTCAGGTGTCGGAATCTCCAATGTCGTCTTGGGCGAAGTGGAAAGCAATTATTGGGAGGCCAACCCCGGTGCCCGCGAGCGCCTTCCCGCAATTGCCAAAATGATCCCGCGGCTCACCACGGAAAAAGCAGCCCATTATATCCTCAAGGCCATTCGCAGCGAAAGAAAGGAATTGACAGCACCCTTCATGCTGTGGCTCTTTCGGCGAATGCTATGGCTCACGCCAGGCATCACCAAATGGGTGGTGCGGGTTACGAGTTTTAGACGGACGTAG
- a CDS encoding T9SS type A sorting domain-containing protein has translation MAAYPNPFQAATTLEFSVPTTQSVSLKLFSLTGVEIASLFEGNAEGGVVHSQACLAAGVLLCLGNALRRPNLSQIAAAGLRFECMQFNSWASRYISGRPFFLAKAVALPVNEVAEIP, from the coding sequence TTGGCCGCTTATCCCAATCCATTCCAAGCCGCCACGACGCTGGAGTTCAGCGTGCCGACGACGCAAAGCGTGAGTCTGAAGCTCTTCAGCCTTACCGGCGTGGAGATCGCAAGCCTTTTTGAAGGAAATGCTGAAGGGGGCGTAGTACACAGTCAAGCCTGCCTGGCTGCGGGTGTACTTCTGTGTCTTGGAAACGCGCTCAGGAGACCGAATTTATCACAAATTGCTGCTGCAGGACTGAGATTCGAATGCATGCAATTCAATTCATGGGCGTCCAGATACATTTCTGGGCGCCCGTTTTTTTTGGCCAAGGCGGTCGCATTGCCGGTTAATGAGGTGGCAGAAATACCTTGA
- a CDS encoding SprB repeat-containing protein encodes MTLTVRMPGNTSSCVAVVNVVPGAMSVTTQVQTYNCGYGISCNGLSDGRAVATPIGGCPPYSYLWDNGETSATATHLDHYNHNVTVTDGNGTVAGATVYVTEPPLLIFSLSSQTYACGHNLHCYGSHDGFIGSSLSGGCAPYTYSWTGPGGFHSSAPAFANLDAGYYTAVLTDANGCTETDDITLTEPAPLEVTICPDQNVTLGWQPEQCALIGTTTTGGCAPYSYLWSNNSTDAQPTVCPGITTQYSLNVTDANNCQVQADHWVTVVDVRCGQNLENVKMCSGSNQLMCVNPSNVAQRLLRLDGACGTRFESACGMAPTETSPRFASSFVGSMEAP; translated from the coding sequence GTGACACTTACGGTCCGGATGCCTGGGAATACCAGTTCCTGTGTCGCGGTAGTGAATGTGGTCCCAGGCGCCATGTCCGTGACGACGCAAGTGCAGACCTACAATTGTGGCTACGGCATCAGCTGCAACGGATTGAGCGACGGCCGCGCTGTCGCGACACCCATCGGCGGTTGTCCCCCCTACTCCTACCTCTGGGACAATGGGGAAACGAGCGCCACGGCGACGCATTTGGATCACTACAACCACAACGTCACCGTTACCGATGGGAACGGTACGGTGGCTGGCGCTACCGTTTACGTCACAGAACCACCTCTCCTCATCTTCTCTCTGAGCAGCCAGACTTACGCCTGCGGCCACAACCTGCATTGTTATGGAAGCCACGATGGGTTCATCGGGAGCTCCCTTTCTGGCGGATGCGCGCCTTATACCTACAGTTGGACCGGCCCTGGCGGCTTCCATTCCAGCGCTCCCGCATTTGCCAATCTCGATGCAGGGTACTACACCGCAGTCCTGACGGATGCGAATGGTTGTACAGAAACCGACGACATTACACTTACCGAACCCGCGCCGCTTGAAGTCACCATTTGTCCAGACCAGAACGTCACATTGGGTTGGCAGCCTGAGCAATGCGCGCTCATCGGCACGACGACGACGGGCGGTTGCGCACCCTATAGTTACTTGTGGAGCAACAATTCCACCGATGCACAGCCAACCGTCTGCCCAGGTATCACCACCCAGTATTCACTCAATGTCACCGACGCCAACAATTGCCAAGTGCAAGCGGATCACTGGGTGACCGTGGTCGATGTGCGCTGCGGGCAGAATCTGGAAAATGTGAAAATGTGCAGTGGCTCCAACCAGTTGATGTGCGTCAATCCAAGCAACGTAGCCCAGCGCCTCCTCAGGTTGGACGGGGCTTGCGGAACTCGGTTTGAAAGCGCCTGCGGCATGGCACCGACGGAGACATCGCCGAGATTTGCTTCAAGTTTCGTGGGGTCGATGGAGGCACCGTAA
- a CDS encoding HYR domain-containing protein: MRIQFCFCWFKYRSESPCSNLSNGSANLTVTGAIPPYTYAWSNGATTEDVSNLAPGTYIATVTDNTGCTATASVTINAGPPFLPTAGNSGNVCPGGSLSLNASNGASYNWSGPNNFSSTDQNPIISNFPGAAYGTYAVTVTNTAGCIGTATTAVTPTCPAQALNFDGVDDLVNINPSLGNFGTGDFTVELNVRTTRTGEYIIAKRPSCNFGNFWNVFIIGNGKVAIEVGQGPGNFNYTTFTSVSSVVDGQWHHIALSRNGTLISLYIDGVLENSANPSFVADLNNTAVLRLGYSPCTNVNGTLVYQGDMDEIRIWNRALCLGELQNNQNCTLGGLQTALLAQYSFNQGIAFGNNAGITTLLDGSGNGNNGTLQSFAVNGLISNWVAPGVGNGAPCSAFVAPVIVAGSNSPVCGGTDLNLTATAGTSYQWWTNGFPSFRTPRSLTSLPGWYGPPVSGDAVTPHVRRHYGELRARGPPLPLATGSDNVPTSPWSRFGTGSGSFFRGLVLEHCGESSGQSPPAHVNNWSACMVNFALPTATDNCPSPTVVQIAGNPAGATLGVGTYSYAFEAHDISANQGFCNFTVTVADQEAPTAGCQKTTPRPPPAAHVAVR; the protein is encoded by the coding sequence ATGCGAATCCAGTTTTGCTTCTGTTGGTTTAAGTATCGTTCTGAATCCCCCTGCAGTAACCTGAGCAATGGCAGCGCGAACCTGACGGTTACGGGTGCCATTCCTCCTTATACTTATGCCTGGAGCAATGGCGCAACTACAGAAGATGTTTCAAACCTTGCTCCCGGGACCTACATCGCAACAGTTACAGACAACACAGGCTGCACAGCCACGGCATCTGTAACCATCAATGCAGGTCCGCCCTTCCTTCCAACTGCTGGCAACAGCGGCAATGTTTGTCCTGGAGGCAGCCTCAGCTTGAATGCTAGCAACGGCGCAAGCTACAATTGGTCTGGCCCCAACAACTTCAGCTCTACGGATCAGAATCCGATCATCTCCAATTTTCCCGGAGCGGCCTATGGAACTTATGCGGTCACGGTCACCAATACAGCAGGCTGCATCGGCACAGCCACCACTGCAGTCACCCCAACCTGCCCGGCCCAAGCCCTCAACTTCGACGGCGTGGACGACCTCGTGAACATCAATCCCTCGCTGGGCAACTTCGGCACGGGCGATTTTACGGTGGAGCTGAACGTGCGCACGACCAGAACGGGTGAATACATCATCGCGAAACGGCCTTCCTGCAATTTTGGGAATTTCTGGAATGTCTTTATCATCGGAAACGGAAAAGTCGCGATCGAAGTCGGTCAGGGTCCCGGCAATTTTAACTACACGACCTTTACAAGCGTCTCCAGCGTGGTGGATGGCCAATGGCACCACATCGCCCTGTCGCGCAACGGGACTTTGATTTCGCTCTATATCGATGGTGTGCTGGAAAATTCCGCCAATCCCTCATTTGTTGCAGACCTCAACAACACTGCTGTGCTGCGCTTGGGCTATAGCCCCTGCACAAACGTCAATGGTACCTTAGTGTATCAAGGCGATATGGACGAGATCCGCATCTGGAACCGCGCCCTTTGCCTTGGCGAATTGCAGAACAATCAAAATTGCACGCTGGGTGGCTTGCAAACTGCTTTGTTGGCACAATATTCATTTAATCAGGGAATTGCCTTTGGCAACAATGCGGGCATCACCACTTTGTTGGATGGAAGCGGCAATGGAAACAATGGAACACTGCAAAGTTTTGCCGTGAATGGATTGATTTCCAACTGGGTTGCACCCGGTGTTGGCAATGGAGCGCCTTGCTCAGCTTTTGTCGCACCCGTGATTGTCGCAGGCAGCAACAGCCCCGTTTGTGGCGGCACTGATCTCAATTTGACGGCGACTGCGGGAACTTCTTATCAATGGTGGACCAATGGTTTTCCATCCTTCAGAACCCCACGCTCACTAACTTCTCTGCCGGGCTGGTACGGGCCGCCTGTCTCCGGCGATGCCGTTACTCCACATGTCCGGCGACATTACGGTGAATTGCGAGCGCGCGGGCCTCCGCTACCACTGGCCACGGGCAGCGACAATGTCCCAACCTCACCTTGGTCGCGCTTTGGGACTGGCAGCGGCTCCTTCTTCCGCGGGCTTGTCCTTGAACATTGTGGGGAATCCAGTGGACAATCACCCCCCGCCCACGTGAACAACTGGTCCGCATGCATGGTCAATTTTGCCTTGCCCACTGCAACCGACAACTGTCCTTCTCCCACGGTCGTTCAAATTGCAGGAAATCCTGCTGGCGCGACCTTGGGTGTCGGGACTTACAGCTATGCTTTTGAGGCGCATGACATCTCGGCAAATCAGGGATTTTGCAATTTCACGGTTACGGTAGCGGATCAGGAAGCGCCGACGGCGGGTTGCCAAAAGACAACCCCCCGCCCCCCCCCGGCAGCCCACGTTGCGGTGCGGTGA